The Nocardioides ginsengisegetis region TGCGACCGGCCGGCCGTGGGCCGCGGTCAGCCGGGCCGCGACCGTGCGCGCGCCGGCGACGCTGACCTGCTGGCCCAGGACGGCGCGGACGGCGATCTCGTTGCCGTCGACGTGGCCGGGCACGCGCAGCCCGGGGTGGCGACGGACCAGCGGGCCGATGACCGGGTCACCGGCGAACGCGTCGGCCACCGCGACCGGGTCGCAGTCGGCGTCCAGGAGGCGACGGACCCGCTCGACGGCCGCGGCGGTGTCGCGCAGGTCCTCGAGCGCGAAGGCCGCGGTCACGAAGGCCGTCTCCCCCGGCTCGGTGACGTCGGGTATCTCCAGCCGGACCGTGCCGGTGCCGTGCGGGAGCGCGAGGGTCCGGGCGTACCACCCGCCGCCCGCGACCTCGACGCCCGGGATCGCACGCAGGGCAAGGAAGCCGAGCAGCGCGCGCCCGGCGTACGGCGTGCGTACGGCGAGCCGCATCGTCACCGTGCCGGTGGTGACCCCGCCGCCGCGCCGGCCGCGGAGGTCGGTCGGGGTCGAGGCGTAGACCTCGCGGATCGTGTCGTTGAACTGGCGGACGCTGGAGAAGCCGGCCGCGAAGGCGATGTCGGCGTAGCCGAGCTCCGTGGTCTCGATCAGGACCCGGGCCGTCTGGGCACGTCGGGCCCGTGCAAGGGCGAGCGGCCCGGCGCCGAGCTCGGCGCCGAGGATGCGGGTCAGGTGGCGCGGGGTGTAGCCGACGTGGCGGGCCAGCCCCTCCACGCCCTCGCGGTCGACGACGCCGTCGGCGATGAGCCGCATCGCCCGGCCCGCCGCGGTCGCGGCGACGTCCCAGTCGGGGCTGCCCGGCGTGGCGTCGGGCAGGCACCGCTTGCAGGCGCGGTAGCCGGCCGCCTGGGCGGCCGCGGCGCTGGGGTGGAACGTGACGTTCTGGAAGGCCGGGGTCCGGGCCGGACAGGACGGCCGGCAGTAGATTCCGGTCGTGCGGACGGCGGTGTAGAAGACGCCGTCGAAGCGCCGGTCGCGCGACTTCACCGCGCGGTAGCAGGACTCGCGGTCGAGCCGCTCCTCGTGCCGGGTGCTGGTGGACATGGCCCCATCCTCACCCATGACGCCGACAAGTTCTCGCGGGAATCGGACACGGACCCGGAACCCTCCTGACTACGATGCGCGGGTGCCACATCGTCGGCGGGTCCTGCTCGTCATCCTCATCACCCAGCTGGTCGTGGCACTGGTCACCGGGAGCGTGGTGGTGCTCGTCGTGCGGCACCTCGACGGCAACATCGCCGCCGGCCCGGAGATCCACCACCACGCCACCAAGCAGGTGCGACCGGGTCAGCCGCACGAGCCGCTGAACATCCTGGTGATGGGCAGCGACACCCGTGACTGCGCGGGCTGCCACGTCGACGGCGAGGCCGGACTCGGCGGCTCGGACACCACGATCCTGCTGCACGTCGCGGCCGACCGGCGGTCGGCGTACGGCATCTCGATCCCCCGCGACCTGGTCGTCGACCGGCCCGACTGCACGGTCGACGGCAAGCGCGTGCCCGGCGCCACGGACGTGCTCTGGAACGACGCGTACGCCGTCGGCGGGCCCGAGTGCACGGTCGAGCAGGTCGAGTCCGTGTTCGCGCCGATCTACGTCGACGACTACCTGACGATCAACTTCGGCGGCTTCAAGAACATGGTCGACGCGATCGACGGCGTGGACGTCTGCATCCCGCAGCCGCTCGACGACCCGACCTACCTGCACGTGCACTTCGACGCCGGCCGCGACGTCCACCTCGACGGCGCCCAGGCGCTGAGCTACGTCCGGCTGCGGCACGTGCTGAGCGGCACCGACATCGGCCGGATGAAGCGGCAGCAGGCGTTCATCGCGGCCATGGTGGGCAAGGTGTTCTCGGCCGGCACGCTGACCCGGCCGGACCGGCTGCTGGGCTTCGCCGACGCGCTCACGGGGTCGCTGCAGGCGAGCCCCGACCTCGCCGGGGCCGGCGCGCTCGTCGACCTGGCCCGGCAGCTCAAGGACGCCGACGTCGCCCACATCAGGTTCGTCACGATGCCGAACTTCCTCTTCGCGCCGGGGACGGCGGGCTACCCGCACGTCGGCCTGCTGCCGGCGTACGAGCGCCTCGTCCAGCGGGTGCACGAGGACCTGCCGATCGGGAAGTTCGGCCTCGGCTCCGTCACCGCCGGCGGTCCGCGCGCCCATCCCGGTCGGGCCGCTCGCGACGCCGCGGCGGCGGCCGGGATCTGCGCCTGAGAAGAGGTGGTGGAGAACGACGAAGGGCCCGGATCCTGGTGGATCCGGGCCCTTCGTGGGATGTACCCCCGACCGGATTCGAACCGGCGCTACCGCCTTGAGAGAGGGATCGACTTGTCGACGGACGACGTTGGACGTGAGTGAACGTCCAGGTCAGAGCGCAAATGGGTGATGGGTTGTCATTGGTCGACTTTGGCGATTTCCGGACTTCTTGTTGCCCCAGTGTTGCCCGAGCGACAGACGTCCCAGGCCCAGAGTCAAGGGGCTTGAGAGTCGGAGCTTCCTTCTGGATGGCCATGCATCCGGCTTACCCACTTCGTCAGGTCGTCCACGCGCCAGGCGGAGATGATTGCCACGGGACACCCTGGTAGTCGCCGAGGTCCCGATGCACAACAGCGAATCGAGTACCGCTCGCGTCGTGTCGGTCTGCCCGCTGGGTCGGGCCTGAGGTCCGAGCGAGCCACGGCATCCGTGCAGGCTCCAGGGTCAGTCGCCGGCGAGGTCCGCGACGAGGCCCTCATACCGACTACTTGCTGCCTCTTGATGCGCTTTGGATCCGGGACTACCCGGCCGTCGCAGGCAGATGCGGTCCGCCAGGACGGCCGGGTCAGCGTTAGTCGCTACCGGGCGAGGGTCCTCAGGCCCGAAAGCGACGGCGAGAAGAAGTAGCCGCCACCGACAGTGGTGACCCAACGGGCGAAGGTCACCTGGCCATGCGCAGGGACGTTGAAGATACCGTCCGCATTGTCCTGGCTGATGATGGGGTCCTTGCCGTCGCCGGGCATCTGGAAGTCCTCACGGTTGGCCCAGTGGGACTGGACGAACTCGAAGGTGCGTGCGATGGAGGACTGGTAGTTGATGAACAGCAGTCCGCGATCCTGGGAGTCGGGGACGGTCTGGCCGTAGGCCAGTTCACCGGGGGCGAACTCGGGGCCGTAGGTGATGCCGCGTCGGACCATGCGGTGCTTGTCGGAGGTGTCGCCGTCGGCGAGGACGTCCTTGCGGGGGTTCGTCTTGCGGATGTGGGAACCGCGGGGGACGTTGTTGCCGTCGGGGTCGTCGGTGAAGTCGAACGCGTTGATCTTCTCCGCACTCAGGAGCGCCGGGGTCTCTGCGGATGGATCGGTGAGTGCCGGGTCGATGTGGGCGGGGCAGCCGGGGACGCGTTCCATTGGCGCGCCGGAGGGCCAGCGGCCGACGGACTTGGCGGCGAGCTGCTCAGGCGTGAGGCCGATGCCGGGCGCGGCATTCGCCATAGATGTGTTGAACCCGGCGACGTCCTGGCGGAGCTTGCGGTACACGACGAAGCTGCCGTTGCGGGTCCAGTCGGGGAGCGGCTGCGCTGGAGGCGGCACCGGGGTGGGGTTGTACGCCGACGGAGCCGGCGGCGGAATGGTGACGGGCTGCCCGCTGATGTTGCCCTCCGAGTCGGGGTACCCGATGAAGACGTCGCCGGGCGGGATGGTGCCACCCTTGCCCCGCTTGGTGAACTTCTCGATGTCCGGCTGGGAGACACCATCCTTGAACCCGAAGTGCTCGTGCCCGCGGAACGGAGAAGGCCGGGCGTCGCCGTCCTGACGGCCAACGATGGTGACACTGTGGCGGGCGCACACATCCTCGACCTTGGCGCGGCGGGCGTCGAGGTCAGCGAGGTTGTCGCCGGCAAGGACGATGGCAGCATGCGGCTCTGCGCCGCCGGTGAACGGGGCCTGCCACGTGGACGGGTCGGAGGCGCCAACGTCCCCGATCAAGGCGGCGCGGCCGCACATAGAGCTGGCGAACTCCTCGGGGAACGTCTCCAGGCCGGGAGCGCCGACGCACGTCAGGCCGCTGCGGGTGAGCCAGATGTTGACCCAGGTGGACTGCAGCGCGTCGGGGTCGCCGTTGTGGCGGCGGTTCTCACTGAACGCCTCATTGAAGCTGCGGACTTCGAGGCCGTTCGCGAGAGTCGGCTCGATCTCGGCGAGGAAGGCTTTTGCGCTTGCCGCGTCGGTGAAGTTGATGAACAGAAGCCGCTCGTGGTCCTTGAGAAACCCGATGGCGCCTCCCTGGATGTCTCGCAGCTCCTCGGAGGGGCTGAAGCTGGCGTCGGTCATGGCGCGCGTTCCTTTCGGGAGCGACTCGTCAAGGCGTCCGGAGTAACGAACGACTCGTCCGCAACTGCGAACGCTAGAACGTTAGCACGTAGCGTCCGCGATTGCGAACGGGATAGCCTTGATCCAGAATGAACCTGTCGCAGTTGGAGATTGCACGCGCCCTTGCCCCGGGCGTGTCTGACGTTGTGCTCATTGAGCGTCTCGTCGAAGATCTGAGCCGGACGCTCGAGCTCGCTCCTCCAACGCACCTGCACCGTGCGGCGAGCTACCAGCAGATCAAGACCATCCGGTACGACAACATCGGATGGTCCGGGATGCTCGCCCCGGCGGAGGATGGGACGCTCACGATCACCGTCCGATCCTCCGACAGCCCGCACCGTCGGAACTTCACCATCGGCCACGAGATCGTGCACACGCTTCTGCCCGGCTACAGCGTCACCCAGTACCGGCGGCTGGGATGCGGGGGCCAACCGGTAAAGGATGAGGACGACGGGCGTAGCGGTGGCACATCATGGCGGCTGCAGTCGATGAGCAGGCATCTCGAGCGGGTTGCCGACGCTGGAGCGGCCGAGTTGCTCTTGCCGCGCCGCTACGTTGGACCAGAGTTCAATGACTCGGCCTACACGATCGCCTCCGTTCGACGAATCGCGAACGCCTACCACGCCAGTATTGACGCCACTCTGCGGCGTCTGATCAACCTGACCGACCGCCCGGCGATCGTCCTCGACATCCGACGCACAACCGATGCCGATTTCACTCCCCGTACCTCAATTCACCGCGCTTTCAGCAACAGCGCTTGGTGCCCTGTTGCCCCGGCGCAACTTCGAGGGACGCTGCTGGCAGAAAGCCACCCGCTCTGCGAGGTGTTCGCCACGAACAAACTTGACGACGTAGTGGACGTCAGCTTCCTGCCAGCGACGACCCAGAGAGCGTGCGTCTCCGCCGAAACCGATCCCTACATCGACAACGAAGGAAACCTGGTCATGCGTGCCATTGTCCTTGCCACCCCACACCACGCCATGCTGCGACACGAACTCACAGTCAACCCGCCCACCCGACTTGCCCACGCCAGCTGATCGCCATGACCCCCGCTCGTAGCAACGCCACCAGCGTCAAACGTCCATCGGACTCCTATCCGCCCATTCCAGACGGCGTTAGTGCCGAACCCAATGTCGCCGACATCGGCCGCCGAATCAACACCCTTCGGAACGACAAGGATCTCTCCCTCGGCGAGCTCGCCTCGCAAGCCGGCGTCAGTAAGTCCTACCTATCCACGGTCGAGAAGGGGTCCGGGAGCCGGCCAGGAGCCGCAGTGCTACACAAGATCGCCGATGCCCTAGGCATAACCCTCGCCGACCTTGTTGGACGAGAAATCAACGCGGAGCCGCACACCATCCCAGACGAGTTGCGCGAATTCGCCATCGAGAAAAAACTTCATCAGCGTGACATCGACATGCTCGCCGGGATTGCCTTCCGAGGCCAAGCGCCAAAAACCAAGGAACGCTGGGCATACATCTACAACGCGATCAGCATGAGCGCTGCTCTCGACCACATCGACCGTTAAGCGAACACTGCTGGTCCGCCGGCGTGATCGCGATGGTGACGAGTTGGTTGGCAGCTAACGGTCCGCGGGCACGTTGCTTGGCCGCTCGCGGCCCGGGCAGTTCCCTCAGCAACCCGCCGTGGCCGTCACGATGAATAATCAATGCGAATGCCGCTGTCATGAGCGCAGCGGTAGCGAGGGCCATGACCTCGACCTCGACCTGGATCAGGTCGCCACAGCGCTTATCAGCATGGAGTGCTTCCTCTCCGACTACCCACCAAGAAACGGGGGA contains the following coding sequences:
- a CDS encoding DNA-3-methyladenine glycosylase 2, with translation MSTSTRHEERLDRESCYRAVKSRDRRFDGVFYTAVRTTGIYCRPSCPARTPAFQNVTFHPSAAAAQAAGYRACKRCLPDATPGSPDWDVAATAAGRAMRLIADGVVDREGVEGLARHVGYTPRHLTRILGAELGAGPLALARARRAQTARVLIETTELGYADIAFAAGFSSVRQFNDTIREVYASTPTDLRGRRGGGVTTGTVTMRLAVRTPYAGRALLGFLALRAIPGVEVAGGGWYARTLALPHGTGTVRLEIPDVTEPGETAFVTAAFALEDLRDTAAAVERVRRLLDADCDPVAVADAFAGDPVIGPLVRRHPGLRVPGHVDGNEIAVRAVLGQQVSVAGARTVAARLTAAHGRPVAPPPDSMPEGLTHTFPDVATLAGLDPEELPMPRARGRALVALCAALADGDLALDRGPDRDDVRRALLEIPGIGPWTADYIALRALGHPDVFLPTDIGIRDALRGLGQDPARASALAEGWAPWRSYAQVHLWQTLAPTTTATGKEN
- a CDS encoding LCP family protein: MPHRRRVLLVILITQLVVALVTGSVVVLVVRHLDGNIAAGPEIHHHATKQVRPGQPHEPLNILVMGSDTRDCAGCHVDGEAGLGGSDTTILLHVAADRRSAYGISIPRDLVVDRPDCTVDGKRVPGATDVLWNDAYAVGGPECTVEQVESVFAPIYVDDYLTINFGGFKNMVDAIDGVDVCIPQPLDDPTYLHVHFDAGRDVHLDGAQALSYVRLRHVLSGTDIGRMKRQQAFIAAMVGKVFSAGTLTRPDRLLGFADALTGSLQASPDLAGAGALVDLARQLKDADVAHIRFVTMPNFLFAPGTAGYPHVGLLPAYERLVQRVHEDLPIGKFGLGSVTAGGPRAHPGRAARDAAAAAGICA
- a CDS encoding Dyp-type peroxidase; translated protein: MTDASFSPSEELRDIQGGAIGFLKDHERLLFINFTDAASAKAFLAEIEPTLANGLEVRSFNEAFSENRRHNGDPDALQSTWVNIWLTRSGLTCVGAPGLETFPEEFASSMCGRAALIGDVGASDPSTWQAPFTGGAEPHAAIVLAGDNLADLDARRAKVEDVCARHSVTIVGRQDGDARPSPFRGHEHFGFKDGVSQPDIEKFTKRGKGGTIPPGDVFIGYPDSEGNISGQPVTIPPPAPSAYNPTPVPPPAQPLPDWTRNGSFVVYRKLRQDVAGFNTSMANAAPGIGLTPEQLAAKSVGRWPSGAPMERVPGCPAHIDPALTDPSAETPALLSAEKINAFDFTDDPDGNNVPRGSHIRKTNPRKDVLADGDTSDKHRMVRRGITYGPEFAPGELAYGQTVPDSQDRGLLFINYQSSIARTFEFVQSHWANREDFQMPGDGKDPIISQDNADGIFNVPAHGQVTFARWVTTVGGGYFFSPSLSGLRTLAR
- a CDS encoding ImmA/IrrE family metallo-endopeptidase, producing the protein MNLSQLEIARALAPGVSDVVLIERLVEDLSRTLELAPPTHLHRAASYQQIKTIRYDNIGWSGMLAPAEDGTLTITVRSSDSPHRRNFTIGHEIVHTLLPGYSVTQYRRLGCGGQPVKDEDDGRSGGTSWRLQSMSRHLERVADAGAAELLLPRRYVGPEFNDSAYTIASVRRIANAYHASIDATLRRLINLTDRPAIVLDIRRTTDADFTPRTSIHRAFSNSAWCPVAPAQLRGTLLAESHPLCEVFATNKLDDVVDVSFLPATTQRACVSAETDPYIDNEGNLVMRAIVLATPHHAMLRHELTVNPPTRLAHAS
- a CDS encoding helix-turn-helix domain-containing protein — translated: MTPARSNATSVKRPSDSYPPIPDGVSAEPNVADIGRRINTLRNDKDLSLGELASQAGVSKSYLSTVEKGSGSRPGAAVLHKIADALGITLADLVGREINAEPHTIPDELREFAIEKKLHQRDIDMLAGIAFRGQAPKTKERWAYIYNAISMSAALDHIDR